One stretch of Punica granatum isolate Tunisia-2019 chromosome 5, ASM765513v2, whole genome shotgun sequence DNA includes these proteins:
- the LOC116206679 gene encoding WRKY DNA-binding transcription factor 70: protein MHTLMEDSWPEISSPSAADRRQVVVEELLRGQGFVRELIRGLLSADSNHHHDHHQSTRSAEDLLGKVLDSLNKTVSMMSCNESSQFGPSETLIESENSEDSCKSSLTHEDGRGRYKRRSSAETWSKVTSALADDGHAWRKYGQKSILNSDFPRSYFRCTHKFDQGCQATKQVQKISTDPPMYKTTYQTRHTCKTLFQSPPIVIDSLVEPAETSSFILSFDGSGEDNCCPYLREGPQSRVVVSTLKKLPSTDYLVSPNPTVLSSTPDSEHRNATSSSHFDVGFDDALMYDCYANSSGPWR, encoded by the exons ATGCATACCTTGATGGAGGATTCCTGGCCGGAGATCAGCTCCCCCTCCGCCGCAGACCGGAGGCaggtggtggtggaggagCTCCTCCGCGGCCAAGGCTTCGTGCGGGAGCTGATCCGAGGTCTGCTGAGTGCCGATTCCAACCACCATCATGATCATCATCAATCAACGCGGTCGGCTGAGGATCTTCTTGGGAAAGTCCTGGACTCGTTGAATAAGACCGTCTCGATGATGAGCTGCAACGAAAGCTCCCAATTCGGACCGTCGGAGACATTAATCGAGTCCGAGAATTCAGAGGATAGCTGCAAGAGTAGTTTGACACACGAGGATGGGAGAGGGCGTTACAAGAGAAG GAGTAGTGCAGAAACTTGGTCGAAAGTAACAAGTGCTCTGGCGGACGATGGGCATGCGTGGAGAAAATACGGCCAAAAATCCATTCTCAACTCGGACTTTCCTAG GAGCTACTTTAGGTGCACTCATAAGTTCGATCAGGGATGTCAAGCGACAAAGCAAGTCCAAAAGATATCGACCGATCCCCCGATGTACAAGACCACATACCAAACTCGCCACACTTGCAAGACCCTCTTCCAGTCTCCTCCGATCGTCATCGACTCGCTCGTAGAACCTGCCGAGACTTCGTCCTTCATCCTCAGCTTCGATGGCTCGGGTGAGGATAACTGTTGTCCCTACCTGAGAGAGGGCCCCCAGAGTCGCGTTGTCGTCAGTACCCTGAAGAAGTTGCCATCAACCGACTACCTCGTCTCACCAAACCCGACAGTCCTATCGTCCACTCCCGATTCCGAGCACAGGAACGCGACGTCGAGCTCTCACTTCGATGTTGGTTTCGATGATGCGTTGATGTATGACTGCTATGCCAATAGCTCTGGGCCATGGCGATGA
- the LOC116207226 gene encoding vacuolar-sorting receptor 1-like, which produces MEMRAVILVVLGLVWLCEGKFVVEMNKLRVSSPDSLKGTYECAIGNFGVPDYGGSMAGAVVYPHTNQDACGSFRDFNISFSSRPRGLPTFLLADRGGCFFTSKAWNAQTAGAAAVLVADDRTGPLITMDMPDNDTAAVYLPNITIPSVLINRSLADDIIKSLAGKEMVNVYLDWIESLPHPDDRVEYEFWTSSNDECGLKCESQMKFVHDFKGAAQILEQKGYTQFTPHYITWYCPDDYRSTKQCESQCINHGRYCAPDPEKDFSEGYQGKNVVVQNLREACFFRVANESGKPWLWWDFVTDFSVRCPMKDKKYNKDCADRVIRSLGADVKKIEECVGDTEADVDNPILSSEQDAQIGVGSRGDVTILPTLVINNRQYRGKLDRRAVLKAICSGFQETTEPAICLNGDIQTNQCLDGNGGCWEDKATNVTACRDTFRGRVCECPTVQGTKFVGDGYTHCEASGPLHCTINNGGCWKEIRDNQTYSACIEGSTSGCKCPSGFKGDGLNCEDVDECKEKLYCQCPECKCKDKWGGFDCSCSSGLLYIREHDTCIRKDGIAGSGWRTFWLTVLGIAAFGTGGYLVYKYRLRRYMDSEIRAIMAQYMPLDDNHGGYMPVSGGHGEAPGQAHHGDI; this is translated from the exons ATGGAGATGAGAGCTGTGATTTTGGTGGTGTTGGGGTTGGTTTGGTTGTGTGAGGGGAAGTTTGTGGTGGAGATGAACAAGCTGAGAGTGAGCTCTCCTGACTCTCTTAAAGGAACCTACGAATGTGCAATCGGGAACTTTGGAGTTCCTGACTACGGAGGCTCGATGGCAGGTGCTGTTGTTTACCCGCACACCAATCAGGACGCTTGTGGTAGCTTCCGAGACTTCAATATCTCCTTCAGCTCTAGGCCCCGCGGGCTGCCGACCTTCTTACTTGCCGACCGAGGAG GATGTTTCTTCACGTCGAAGGCTTGGAACGCGCAGACCGCTGGAGCAGCTGCAGTCCTTGTTGCTGATGATCGGACCGGTCCTCTGATCACCATGGACATGCCCGATAATGATACCGCAGCTGTGTACCTCCCAAACATCACCATCCCGTCCGTCCTCATCAATAGATCCTTGGCGGATGACATAATTAAGTCTCTCGCAGGCAAAGAGATGGTCAATGTCTATCTTGATTGGATTGAGTCCCTCCCTCACCCTGACGATCGAGTCGAGTATGAGTTCTGGACCAGTAGCAACGATGAGTGTGGTCTCAAGTGCGAGTCGCAGATGAAGTTTGTTCACGACTTTAAGGGGGCGGCACAGATACTCGAGCAGAAAGG GTATACACAGTTCACCCCGCATTACATAACTTGGTACTGCCCTGATGATTACCGTTCGACCAAGCAGTGCGAGTCACAGTGCATCAACCATGGGAGATACTGTGCCCCTGATCCCGAGAAAGACTTCAGTGAAGGTTATCAGGGGAAGAATGTTGTGGTCCAAAATCTGCGTGAGGCTTGCTTCTTCAGAGTGGCCAATGAGAGTGGGAAGCCGTGGCTCTGGTGGGACTTTGTGACTGACTTTTCAGTTCGGTGCCCGATGAAGGACAAGAAGTACAATAAAGACTGTGCTGATCGGGTTATTCGATCGCTTG GTGCGGATGTCAAGAAGATAGAAGAGTGTGTTGGTGACACTGAGGCTGACGTGGACAACCCGATCCTTAGTTCCGAGCAAGATGCACAG ATTGGTGTTGGGTCTCGTGGAGACGTCACTATCTTGCCGACTCTCGTGATCAACAACAGACAGTACCGAG GAAAACTGGACCGCCGAGCAGTTCTCAAGGCCATATGTTCCGGTTTTCAAGAGACCACCGAGCCAGCTATCTGTTTAAATGGAG ATATACAGACGAATCAGTGCCTGGACGGGAATGGTGGTTGCTGGGAGGACAAGGCCACCAATGTTACCGCCTGCAGG GATACGTTCCGGGGAAGAGTGTGCGAGTGCCCTACAGTGCAAGGTACGAAGTTTGTTGGCGATGGTTATACCCACTGTGAAG CTTCAGGACCTCTACACTGCACGATTAATAACGGAGGTTGCTGGAAGGAAATACGAGACAACCAGACTTACTCTGCCTGTATT GAAGGCAGTACGAGCGGATGCAAGTGCCCCTCCGGTTTCAAAGGAGACGGACTGAACTGTGAAG ATGTGGATGAGTGCAAAGAAAAGTTATATTGCCAATGCCCAGAATGCAAATGCAAGGACAAGTGGGGCGGTTTCGACTGCAGTTGCAGCAGTGGCCTGCTCTATATACGAGAACATGATACCTGTATCA GGAAGGATGGGATTGCAGGGTCTGGCTGGAGAACCTTCTGGCTTACTGTCCTCGGTATAGCTGCTTTTGGAACGGGAGGCTATCTGGTATACAAATACCGATTACGG AGGTATATGGATTCTGAGATACGAGCGATCATGGCACAATACATGCCCCTGGACGATAATCATGGAGGCTACATGCCAGTATCAGGTGGTCATGGTGAGGCACCAGGTCAAGCTCACCACGGTGACATATAA
- the LOC116206914 gene encoding uncharacterized protein LOC116206914: protein MGVIMYSDTILVPVSLFLMVGYHAYLWHSIKTRPSVTTIGSDALKRKSWFIALYAGDDKKAMLAIQSLRNTLMITILTATIAVLVTLAVGALTNNAFTARDLFSSPFFGSTSPKITALKYGAASLFLVASFLCSSLALGFLIDANYLINASSPAGLGPDSSDGCPYSLTVFENGFVLAIFGNRLLCLTFPMLMWMFGPVPVVLSSSALVWVLYELDFTKTPSGITKHSPTD from the exons ATGGGGGTTATCATGTACTCGGACACGATACTGGTGCCAGTAAGTCTCTTCCTCATGGTGGGATACCATGCCTACTTGTGGCACAGCATCAAGACCAGGCCCTCCGTCACCACCATCGGATCCGACGCCCTCAAGAGGAAGTCTTGGTTCATTGCTCTCTACGCG GGAGATGATAAGAAGGCCATGCTAGCAATACAGAGCTTGAGGAACACACTGATGATCACCATCCTCACAGCCACCATCGCCGTCCTGGTAACACTGGCGGTAGGCGCCCTCACCAACAACGCTTTCACCGCACGCGACCTCTTCTCCAGCCCCTTCTTTGGCTCCACTTCGCCTAAGATCACCGCCCTTAAGTATGGCGCCGCCTCCCTCTTCCTCGTTGCCAGCTTCCTCTGCAGCTCCCTGGCCCTTGGGTTCCTTATCGACGCAAACTATCTCATCAATGCCTCATCCCCAGCTGGCTTGGGCCCTGACAGCAGCGACGGGTGCCCCTACTCCCTGACCGTGTTCGAGAATGGGTTCGTGCTGGCCATATTTGGAAACAGGCTGCTATGCCTCACATTCCCAATGCTTATGTGGATGTTCGGGCCGGTCCCCGTCGTACTGTCCTCCAGCGCTCTAGTTTGGGTTCTCTATGAGCTAGACTTCACCAAGACACCCTCTGGCATCACGAAACACAGTCCCACCGATTGA
- the LOC116206678 gene encoding phospholipid-transporting ATPase 1-like — protein MTSGQPLLSSSDSEPPKRIRSIGSFGCLCRDASLTSSNCDDNQTNVVEVNAEQSEEEQEGDLAPLESLFSRNPLKHPYPLAAKREVYSAELQSHQRFPLACPTLDQKRQVAWGSMELASCNITNSAPLGRSGAPYMVQDKSGKSQRVRHKSMQFEDNQLCEEDSRLIYINDPRRTNEKYEFTGNEIRTSKYTILTFLPKNLFIQFHRVAYLYFLAIAALNQLPPLAVFGRTVSLFPLLFVLSVTAVKDGYEDWRRHRSDRKENNREALVLQSGEFRPKRWKDIEAGEVVKIFADETIPCDMVLLGTSDSSGLAYIQTMNLDGESNLKTRYARQETASAEFEGFSVSGLIRCEQPNRNVYEFTANMEFDRQKFPLTQSNIILRGCQLKNTDWVIGVVVYAGQETKAMLNSATSPSKRSKLESYMNRETFWLSVFLFVMCFVVALGMGLWLVRHKEQLDTLPYYRKRYFTMGKDYKKTYKYYGIPMETFFSFLSSIIVFQIMIPISLYITMELVRLGQSYFMIGDKHMYDSASDSRFQCRSLNINEDLGQIRYIFSDKTGTLTENKMLFRRASVFGKDYGDYEHVGDLLQETNTAGGTVHRRKWKLKSEITVDSKLMKLLHKKSNEEERLAAHNFFLTLAACNTVIPIIHDDMEMIEYQGESPDEQALVSAASAYGYTLFERTSGHIVIDVNGEKLRLDVLGLHEFDSVRKRMSVVIRFPDDTVKVLVKGADSSMFSVITKDIESGDHLWHETQDHLTQYSLQGLRTLVVAARDLTALELEQWQCRYEDASTSLTERALKLRQTAALIESNLSLLGATAIEDKLQEGVPETIESLRQAGIKVWVLTGDKQETAISIGLSCKLLMTDMQHIVINGNSEAECRNLLADAKIKYGVDERNENLKQRSGAESNNQGLHYDTKSFEKPQWNSVKEEKLNAPLALVIDGNSLVYILEKDLESELFDLATACRVVLCCRVAPLQKAGIVDLVKSRTDDMTLAIGDGANDVSMIQMADVGVGICGQEGRQAVMAADFAMGQFRFLKRLLLVHGHWNYQRVAYLVLYNFYRNAVFVLMLFWYILCTAFSTTSALTDWSSMFYSIIYTSVPTIVVGILDKDLSHKTLLQYPKLYCAGHRHEAYNMRLFWITMVDTLWQSLVLFYVPVFTYRESSIDIWSLGSLWTIAVVVLVNIHLAMDIQRWVAITHAAVWGSIIITYACMVVLDSIPVFPNYWTIYHLVGSPKYWITILLIIVVALLPRFFLKVLGQIFWPSDIQIAREAEVLKWPGHVQPKGKQAST, from the exons ATGACTTCTGGGCAGCCATTGCTCTCTTCGTCAGATTCTGAACCTCCGAAGCGTATTAGGAGTATCGGCTCCTTCGGCTGCCTCTGCCGTGATGCTTCGCTCACATCGTCAAATTGCGATGACAATCAGACCAATGTGGTAGAGGTAAACGCGGAGCAATCAGAAGAGGAACAGGAGGGAGATTTAGCTCCCTTAGAATCTCTTTTTTCTAGGAATCCCCTTAAGCATCCATATCCTCTTGCGGCTAAGAGAGAGGTCTATTCGGCTGAGCTACAGAGTCACCAGCGGTTTCCATTGGCATGCCCCACGCTAGACCAGAAACGGCAGGTTGCGTGGGGTTCAATGGAGCTGGCTAGTTGTAACATCACTAATTCGGCGCCCCTTGGGCGATCAGGGGCTCCGTATATGGTGCAGGATAAGTCGGGCAAGTCTCAGAGAGTCCGGCATAAGAGCATGCAGTTTGAAGATAACCAGCTTTGTGAAGAGGATTCAAGGTTGATCTATATCAATGATCCGAGGAGGACTAATGAGAAGTATGAGTTCACTGGGAATGAAATTCGGACTAGCAAGTACACCATACTCACTTTTCTGCCTAAGAATCTCTTCATTCAGTTCCACCGTGTTgcatatttgtattttctaGCTATTGCTGCTCTCAATCAGCTTCCACCGCTTGCTGTCTTTGGGAGAACAGTCTCTCTTTTCCCTCTCCTGTTCGTGCTGTCTGTCACTGCTGTTAAAGATGGGTATGAGGACTGGCGAAGGCACAGATCAGACCGCAAGGAGAACAATAGGGAAGCTCTTGTGCTTCAGTCTGGGGAGTTCCGACCGAAGAGATGGAAGGACATAGAAGCTGGTGAGGTTGTAAAAATCTTTGCTGATGAGACAATTCCATGTGACATGGTCTTGCTTGGCACAAGTGATTCTAGTGGACTTGCTTACATTCAGACAATGAATTTAGATGGTGAGTCGAACTTGAAGACAAGATATGCTCGGCAAGAAACTGCCTCTGCCGAGTTTGAAGGGTTTTCTGTTTCAGGGCTGATCAGATGTGAGCAACCCAATAGGAATGTTTATGAGTTCACAGCCAACATGGAGTTTGACAGGCAGAAGTTTCCGCTCACCcaatcaaatataatattgCGCGGTTGTCAGTTGAAGAACACGGACTGGGTCATTGGGGTTGTGGTGTATGCTGGACAGGAAACGAAAGCCATGCTGAACAGTGCAACGTCTCCTTCCAAAAGAAGTAAACTGGAGAGTTACATGAACAGGGAAACCTTCTGGTTGTCTGTATTTCTTTTTGTcatgtgttttgttgtggctCTTGGAATGGGGTTATGGCTTGTACGCCACAAGGAACAGCTTGATACGTTGCCATACTACAGGAAGAGATACTTCACAATGGGCAAGGATTACAAGAAAACATACAAATACTATGGAATTCCCATGGAGACATTCTTTTCATTTCTGAGTTCCATCATAGTGTTTCAGATAATGATACCGATATCTCTTTACATAACCATGGAATTGGTTCGTTTAGGACAGTCGTACTTTATGATTGGAGACAAGCATATGTACGACAGTGCTTCTGATTCACGGTTCCAGTGTAGATCTTTGAATATAAATGAGGATTTGGGTCAAATTCGCTATATATTCTCTGACAAAACCGGGACTCTGACTGAAAACAAAATGTTATTCCGGAGAGCAAGTGTGTTTGGCAAGGACTATGGGGATTATGAGCATGTGGGCGATTTGTTGCAGGAAACCAATACAGCAg GAGGAACTGTACATAGGAGGAAATGGAAACTCAAATCTGAAATAACTGTCGATTCCAAGTTGATGAAGTTGTTGCACAAAAAATCAAATGAAGAGGAGAGGCTTGCTGCACACAACTTTTTTCTCACACTGGCTGCATGTAACACGGTTATACCAATTATTCACGATGATATGGAAATGATTGAATATCAGGGTGAATCTCCTGATGAGCAAGCTTTGGTCTCTGCTGCTTCCGCCTATGGATATACTCTTTTTGAGCGCACTTCCGGGCATATTGTGATTGATGTCAATGGTGAGAAATTAAG GTTGGATGTGTTGGGGCTGCATGAGTTTGATAGTGTGCGCAAAAGAATGTCTGTTGTCATCAGATTTCCTGATGACACTGTGAAAGTGTTAGTGAAAGGTGCTGACAGTTCCATGTTCAGTGTCATAACAAAGGATATCGAAAGTGGTGACCACTTATGGCATGAAACGCAGGACCACCTGACACAGTATTCTTTGCAAGGCCTACGGACCCTTGTTGTTGCTGCTAGAGATCTTACTGCTTTGGAACTTGAGCAGTGGCAATGCAGGTATGAAGATGCCAGCACTTCTCTCACTGAAAGAGCTCTAAAGCTACGTCAAACAGCTGCCCTCATAGAGAGCAACCTTAGTCTACTTGGTGCCACTGCAATTGAAGATAAGCTCCAAGAAGGTGTCCCGGAGACTATAGAGTCCCTTAGACAAGCAGGAATTAAAGTCTGGGTTCTGACTGGAGATAAGCAAGAGACAGCAATTTCTATTGGACTCTCTTGCAAGCTCTTGATGACAGATATGCAACACATTGTTATTAATGGCAACTCAGAAGCTGAGTGTAGAAATCTTTTGGCTGATGCCAAGATCAAGTATGGAGTGgatgaaagaaatgaaaactTGAAACAGAGAAGTGGTGCAGAAAGTAATAATCAAGGGCTTCATTATGACACAAAGTCTTTCGAGAAGCCACAGTGGAACTCCGTCAAGGAGGAAAAACTAAATGCGCCGTTGGCGCTTGTTATCGATGGGAACAGTTTAGTGTACATTTTGGAAAAGGATCTGGAATCAGAG CTTTTCGACCTTGCAACTGCCTGTAGGGTTGTCCTATGCTGTCGTGTTGCCCCATTGCAAAAGGCTGGTATTGTTGACTTAGTCAAAAGCCGGACTGATGATATGACGTTGGCTATAGGTGATG GGGCCAATGATGTCTCAATGATCCAAATGGCTGATGTTGGGGTTGGAATATGCGGTCAGGAAGGGCGACAGGCAGTAATGGCAGCAGATTTTGCTATGGGACAGTTCAGATTTCTGAAAAGACTACTTCTCGTACATGGTCACTGGAATTATCAACGAGTTGCTTATTTGGTTCTCTACAACTTCTATCGAAATGCTGTCTTTGTGTTGATGCTGTTCTG GTACATACTATGTACTGCCTTCTCAACTACATCCGCCTTAACAGATTGGAGCAGCATGTTTTACTCCATTATCTACACATCAGTCCCCACAATTGTTGTTGGAATTCTTGACAAGGACTTGAGCCACAAGACTCTCTTGCAGTATCCCAAACTTTATTGTGCAGGACACAGACACGAGGCCTACAATATGCGCCTCTTCTGGATCACAATGGTAGACACACTATGGCAGAGTCTTGTTCTTTTTTACGTGCCTGTGTTCACTTATAGGGAGAGCTCGATTGACATATGGAGCTTGGGCAGTTTGTGGACAATAGCAGTGGTTGTCCTTGTAAATATACACCTAGCGATGGATATTCAACGCTGGGTAGCCATCACTCATGCAGCAGTTTGGGGTTCCATAATCATAACTTATGCCTGCATGGTGGTATTGGATTCTATTCCCGTCTTCCCAAATTACTG GACAATCTATCATCTCGTTGGCTCACCCAAGTATTGGATCACCATTTTGCTGATAATAGTTGTGGCATTGCTTCCCCGCTTTTTTCTCAAAGTGTTAGGACAAATATTTTGGCCTTCGGATATCCAAATAGCCAGAGAGGCGGAGGTTCTAAAATGGCCTGGGCACGTCCAACCTAAAGGGAAGCAAGCTTCCACTTGA
- the LOC116208867 gene encoding protein FATTY ACID EXPORT 3, chloroplastic, which yields MSVALGTFLGKTPKPCSPVSASPWLSLPSRTAASTPLPSSLRLARRGQLSLSGLLPIHLRHPSVVSFAASHEESKHSDVEVEKEEDDLKREAAESEEAWKQTLDAFKEQALKMQSISQEAYEVYSEKAMVILKETSEQLKIQAEKARYDLSTVAKEISEEGKEYLSAAAENSPEPVKEIVETFSSPTDDLNDVSQVRDFYLGIPYGLLLSLGGFLSFVVTGSIPAIRFGVILGGTLLALSISSLRSYRKGKSSPIALKGQAGIAGVIFLREVRLLSKSPSLCNFVTAVVSGAMVAFYLYRIKQNGQQKKSTYEDQGMET from the exons ATGAGTGTGGCGCTGGGGACCTTCCTGGGCAAAACCCCTAAACCCTGTAGCCCCGTTTCGGCCTCCCCCTGGCTCTCTCTGCCGTCTCGGACTGCCGCCTCGACTCCTCTTCCGTCCTCTCTGCGTCTTGCTCGACGGGGCCAGCTTTCCCTCTCTGGGTTGCTTCCCATTCATCTTAGGCATCCATCTGTCGTCTCATTTGCAGCTTCTCATGAGGAATCG AAACATTCGGACGTTGAGgtggagaaggaggaggatgaCCTCAAGAGGGAAGCTGCAGAGTCGGAAGAAGCTTGGAAGCAGACTTTAGATGCTTTCAAAGAGCAGGCCTTAAAAATGCAGAGCATCTCGCAAGAGGCCTATGAAGTATACTCAGAGAAAGCGATGGTGATACTAAAGGAAACCTCAGAGCAGTTGAAGATCCAAGCAGAGAAGGCAAGATATGATTTAAGTACTGTAGCAAAAGAGATCAGCGAGGAGGGCAAGGAATATTTGTCTGCAGCAGCAGAGAATTCGCCCGAACCAGTGAAGGAGATAGTGGAAACATTTTCTTCTCCAACTGATGATCTGAATGATGTTTCTCAAGTTCGCGACTTTTACCTTGGAATACCTTATG GGTTGCTTCTTTCGCTCGGTGGATTTCTGTCTTTCGTGGTAACAGGAAGCATTCCGGCAATTAGGTTCGGTGTCATCCTCGGCGGCACTTTGTTGGCTCTGAGCATATCAAGTTTGAGATCatatagaaaaggaaaatcatcTCCAATAGCTTTGAAAGGGCAGGCAG GAATAGCCGGGGTAATATTTCTCAGGGAGGTGCGCCTGCTGTCTAAG AGTCCTTCATTGTGCAACTTTGTGACGGCCGTTGTCAG TGGGGCCATGGTAGCATTTTATCTGTATAGGATTAAGCAGAATGGTCAGCAGAAAAAGTCAACCTACGAAGATCAGGGAATGGAAACTTAG
- the LOC116209421 gene encoding RING-H2 finger protein ATL74 — protein sequence MSSSVPSRRFLDSSPSLGEPPTGPNGTVGESYMNDPNFDTNMVIILAALLCALILALGLNSIVRCVMRCGQRLGPNTPERAAARLATTGLKKHALRRIPVAVYGSAEGVFTATECPICLGEFVDGEKVRVLPKCNHGFHVRCIDAWLASHSSCPNCRHSLLDPPPPPPPPPPRNRPGLEHVVVVVNDNAS from the coding sequence ATGAGCAGTTCGGTCCCGAGTCGCCGGTTCTTGGATTCGAGTCCCAGCCTCGGGGAGCCGCCGACAGGCCCGAATGGGACGGTTGGTGAATCCTACATGAACGACCCGAATTTCGACACCAACATGGTCATCATCCTGGCGGCCCTGCTTTGTGCACTGATCCTCGCGCTCGGGCTCAACTCGATCGTGCGGTGCGTGATGAGGTGCGGGCAGAGGCTTGGCCCCAATACGCCGGAGAGGGCTGCGGCACGGTTGGCCACAACCGGGCTGAAGAAGCATGCGCTGAGGCGGATCCCTGTGGCGGTGTACGGTTCGGCGGAGGGGGTGTTTACAGCGACAGAGTGCCCGATCTGCCTCGGGGAGTTTGTGGACGGGGAGAAGGTGCGGGTGCTCCCGAAGTGCAACCACGGGTTCCAcgtccggtgcatcgacgcgTGGCTCGCGTCCCACTCGTCCTGCCCCAATTGCCGGCACTCTCTCCTCGACCCACCTCCACCACCACCGCCTCCTCCCCCAAGGAACAGGCCAGGCCTGGAGCATGTAGTCGTTGTCGTGAACGACAACGCGAGTTGA